The proteins below come from a single Timaviella obliquedivisa GSE-PSE-MK23-08B genomic window:
- a CDS encoding amylo-alpha-1,6-glucosidase — MDIEFGREICGDRNSATSREWLVTNGIGGYASGTVGGALTRRYHGLLVAALNPPLGRTLLLTKLDEEVEYDDRSYPLYFNEWATGDANPLGFQNIESFKLDGTVPTWKFAIGDALLVKSVWMQQGTNTTYVRYQLKRATQPLKISLKALVNYRDYHGDTQAKDWVMDIATVNHGIRITADADATPFYLLCDRATVSPTHEWFYGFSLAVERYRGMSDREDHLHAATFEATLNPGDSLTIVASTEFQPELDGIAALKARHVYEQKLIGFWDVNRPNTSKKSPAWINQLVLAADQFIVNRSTPPQSAPNESAPNESAGKTIIAGYHWFSDWGRDTMISLPGLTLATGRPEVARAILRTFAQYVSQGMLPNRFPDGGETPEYNTVDATLWYFEAIRQYYNATDDEGLLRDLFPVLADIIDWHCRGTRYNIHLDPSDGLLYAGEVGVQLTWMDAKADDWVVTPRMGKPVEINALWYNALRTMAKFARQVGEPHQEYEAIADRTLAKFHRFWNAETGYCYDVIDTPNGDEDALRPNQIFAVSLSESPLPVAQQRAVVDVCGQRLVTSYGVRSLSPDHRDYQGYYKGDRYQRDGAYHQGTVWGWLLGSFVTAHLRVYNNPALAQEWLEPMAQHLRARGLGSGSEIFDGDAPMVPRGCIAQAWTVAEVLRAWVAVETMKG; from the coding sequence AACCAAATTAGATGAAGAAGTGGAGTATGACGATCGTTCTTATCCACTTTATTTTAACGAATGGGCAACGGGTGATGCTAATCCTTTAGGATTTCAGAATATTGAAAGTTTTAAGTTAGATGGAACAGTGCCAACCTGGAAATTTGCGATCGGTGATGCGCTGCTAGTGAAAAGTGTATGGATGCAACAGGGAACAAATACAACTTATGTTAGGTATCAGTTAAAGCGCGCAACTCAACCGCTGAAGATATCGCTTAAAGCATTAGTAAATTACCGAGATTACCATGGTGATACGCAAGCAAAAGACTGGGTAATGGATATTGCTACTGTTAATCATGGAATTCGGATTACTGCGGATGCAGATGCCACCCCATTTTATTTGCTGTGCGATCGCGCCACCGTTTCTCCTACCCATGAGTGGTTCTATGGATTTAGTCTGGCAGTAGAACGATATCGAGGAATGAGCGATCGGGAAGACCATCTTCATGCCGCCACTTTTGAAGCCACTTTGAACCCTGGTGATTCCCTAACAATTGTTGCTAGCACAGAATTTCAGCCTGAACTGGACGGAATAGCTGCTCTTAAAGCCCGTCATGTTTATGAGCAGAAATTAATTGGTTTTTGGGATGTCAATCGTCCGAATACCTCTAAAAAATCGCCTGCTTGGATTAATCAGCTGGTTCTCGCGGCTGACCAATTTATTGTGAATCGTTCTACTCCTCCCCAATCTGCTCCTAACGAATCTGCCCCTAACGAATCTGCTGGAAAAACTATCATTGCTGGCTATCACTGGTTTAGCGACTGGGGACGAGATACGATGATTAGCTTACCCGGCTTAACATTAGCGACAGGTCGCCCAGAAGTAGCGCGTGCCATTCTTCGCACGTTTGCCCAATACGTTAGCCAGGGAATGCTGCCCAATCGCTTCCCTGATGGGGGTGAAACTCCGGAATACAATACTGTTGACGCAACGCTCTGGTACTTTGAGGCAATTCGTCAGTATTACAATGCTACGGATGATGAAGGTTTGCTCCGCGATCTGTTTCCTGTTCTAGCTGACATTATTGATTGGCATTGCCGGGGGACGCGCTACAACATTCATCTTGATCCGTCTGATGGTCTGCTGTATGCAGGTGAGGTAGGCGTACAACTAACCTGGATGGATGCCAAAGCGGATGATTGGGTGGTGACCCCTCGAATGGGCAAACCCGTTGAAATTAATGCGCTCTGGTACAACGCGCTGCGAACGATGGCGAAATTTGCTCGCCAAGTCGGTGAACCCCATCAAGAATACGAAGCGATCGCCGATCGCACCTTAGCAAAATTCCACCGTTTCTGGAACGCTGAAACGGGCTACTGTTACGACGTGATCGATACGCCCAACGGTGATGAGGATGCCCTTCGCCCTAACCAAATCTTTGCTGTTTCATTATCCGAAAGTCCGTTGCCTGTGGCACAGCAGCGGGCAGTGGTAGACGTGTGTGGACAGCGTTTGGTGACTTCCTACGGGGTGCGATCGCTCTCGCCTGATCATCGTGATTACCAAGGATATTACAAGGGCGATCGATACCAACGGGATGGCGCTTATCATCAGGGAACAGTATGGGGTTGGCTTTTAGGTTCGTTTGTAACAGCGCACTTGCGGGTGTATAACAATCCGGCACTTGCCCAAGAATGGTTAGAACCCATGGCGCAACATTTGCGGGCACGCGGACTAGGCAGCGGTAGCGAAATCTTCGATGGCGATGCGCCAATGGTTCCACGAGGTTGCATTGCTCAGGCTTGGACAGTGGCAGAGGTGTTACGGGCTTGGGTGGCGGTAGAAACTATGAAGGGCTGA